A region from the Desulfobacteraceae bacterium genome encodes:
- a CDS encoding STAS/SEC14 domain-containing protein, producing MIGELKKLGPNILGFRLEGAVSDVETERISTALQKLAGRTGRVRLLLVAQHYPSFNSAEDLYFDLRFAVPMADRIERLAVVGDRVWKDTWISLFGLFSGIQTAYFDRSEMDQAWQWLSAA from the coding sequence ATGATCGGAGAACTCAAAAAACTGGGGCCCAATATCCTGGGCTTCCGCCTCGAGGGTGCGGTCAGCGACGTCGAAACAGAGCGCATCAGCACCGCCCTGCAAAAGCTCGCGGGCCGGACCGGCAGGGTTCGGCTGCTCTTGGTGGCACAGCACTACCCGTCCTTCAACAGCGCCGAAGACCTCTATTTCGACCTGCGCTTCGCCGTGCCCATGGCCGATCGCATCGAGCGCCTGGCGGTGGTCGGCGACCGGGTTTGGAAGGACACCTGGATCAGCCTCTTCGGCCTGTTCAGCGGCATCCAGACGGCCTATTTCGACCGCTCCGAAATGGACCAAGCCTGGCAGTGGCTGAGCGCCGCCTGA